The DNA sequence GCAAAGTAACGGTGCCGGTCCCAGCTTGGTATGCGGGTCAGCGGGCCTGGAGCGCGGCGCGCACGGCGGCCCGCAGGTCCGCTGCGGAGCGGTAGCCGCTGCTCACCGGCCGGGTGCTGCCCTTGTGCACGAGGAACACGGCCGGAAAGCCCTGCACACCGAGGTCGGCCGAGCGGCGCATGTCGGCCTCGAAGGCGAGCTTGGCGGCGGGGTCGGCCATGGCGCGGGCCAGCGCGCTGCCCTCCACGCCGTGGCGCGCGGCGAGGGTGGGATAGAGGGCCTTGTCGTTGAGGTCAAGGCCATCGCGGAAGCAGGCGTGCTGCACCTC is a window from the Flavobacteriales bacterium genome containing:
- a CDS encoding DsbA family protein, translated to MRIGEPYKEQLRLGTRWSSSVPPSLAIAAFRTLAPERTVAFAHEVQHACFRDGLDLNDKALYPTLAARHGVEGSALARAMADPAAKLAFEADMRRSADLGVQGFPAVFLVHKGSTRPVSSGYRSAADLRAAVRAALQAR